Proteins co-encoded in one Fervidobacterium gondwanense DSM 13020 genomic window:
- the trmFO gene encoding methylenetetrahydrofolate--tRNA-(uracil(54)-C(5))-methyltransferase (FADH(2)-oxidizing) TrmFO, with translation MLSLTVGAGLAGSEVAWQIASRGHQVIIHEMKKIKKSPVHKSDKFAELVCSNSLKSFELKNAEGLLKAEMNILGSLILSCAEKTRVPAGKALAVDRERFSDCITEKLIQNENVSVAEEEVYWPSEQGIWVIATGPTTDGPLAEWISKMTGGMFNFFDAVAPILSADSIDMSICYVGDRYGVGTGDYINCPMDKEEYEAFWNALVNAEVIEMEDFDRKLLFERCQPIEEIARSGKDAMRYGPLRPVGLNDPRTGKEPYAVVQLRKENLEGTMYNIVGFQTRLKWGEQKRIIQMIPGLQNAEVLRYGVMHRNSYIDSPKVLDRFLRLKSMPNVFFAGQITGVEGYVESAMTGLYVGLNVARLLDGKELVELPSNTMCGALINYITTASELKPMYANFGLLHAGKNREKVALEAIETMKKFRISI, from the coding sequence ATTTTATCATTAACAGTAGGTGCTGGTCTTGCTGGTAGTGAAGTGGCTTGGCAGATTGCAAGTCGAGGTCATCAGGTTATAATACATGAGATGAAAAAGATTAAGAAATCACCAGTGCATAAGAGCGACAAATTCGCAGAGTTGGTTTGTAGTAACTCACTTAAGTCTTTCGAATTGAAAAATGCAGAGGGCTTACTCAAGGCTGAGATGAATATCTTGGGAAGCCTTATTTTGAGTTGTGCTGAGAAAACAAGAGTGCCGGCTGGAAAGGCTTTGGCGGTTGATAGAGAAAGGTTTTCCGATTGTATAACCGAAAAGCTTATTCAAAATGAAAATGTTAGTGTTGCGGAGGAAGAGGTATACTGGCCTTCGGAACAAGGAATATGGGTCATTGCAACCGGACCAACTACGGATGGTCCTTTAGCTGAATGGATTTCAAAAATGACAGGTGGTATGTTCAATTTCTTCGATGCTGTCGCACCTATACTTAGCGCTGATAGTATCGATATGAGTATTTGCTACGTTGGAGATAGGTACGGAGTCGGAACTGGTGATTACATAAACTGCCCGATGGATAAGGAAGAATACGAGGCATTTTGGAACGCGCTGGTCAACGCCGAGGTTATAGAGATGGAAGATTTTGATAGAAAATTGTTATTTGAAAGATGCCAACCAATAGAAGAAATTGCGCGGAGCGGTAAGGACGCTATGAGGTATGGACCATTGAGACCTGTTGGATTGAATGATCCAAGAACAGGTAAGGAACCTTATGCTGTTGTTCAGTTGAGAAAAGAGAATCTGGAAGGCACGATGTACAATATCGTTGGCTTTCAGACCAGGCTGAAATGGGGCGAACAGAAAAGGATTATTCAGATGATTCCTGGACTGCAAAATGCCGAAGTCCTAAGATACGGAGTAATGCACAGAAACAGCTATATAGATTCACCTAAGGTGCTTGATAGATTTCTTAGGTTAAAATCGATGCCGAACGTTTTCTTTGCGGGACAGATTACTGGGGTTGAAGGGTATGTAGAATCTGCTATGACTGGGTTGTACGTGGGATTAAACGTTGCACGATTGCTGGACGGAAAAGAGCTAGTAGAATTACCATCGAATACAATGTGCGGAGCTCTGATAAATTACATAACAACGGCGAGTGAACTTAAACCAATGTATGCAAATTTCGGGCTCTTACATGCAGGAAAGAACAGAGAAAAAGTTGCACTCGAAGCGATTGAGACTATGAAGAAATTCCGTATCTCAATATGA
- a CDS encoding GGDEF domain-containing protein, whose product MIAQELKKLAIISMLLLIGFIIAMSFILVYNLKVNFQQELTSFGNSVDAILDYDKTNLRKSVHRILSHFLVPQDTAVYDITREELKELFKSLGFSFIAMLEQNGLLYYEALNGDIIFDAQKYLSTLNIKTIDNIDYFFINPSSSLPVDVFVFNLDEKISKVFTNSSHNNFLILGRVWKVSDFVEFENMTGSSVAFSDKPLSSTFRYLVYSKELRDESGNIVGYAVFKRHAVFLSRYLLFSFLLLSMSVGFTLFVFLLFYNRLHKLALSPFDDIIYAIDNHTPDTIEKYIYRNDEIGNLARTVKNYLLQKEQINLYLKELESKNVSLRTLNEQIRMMLEKDMLTGLLTRYVFNNQIERLYVTSKADKMPLSAIYIDADNFKKINDSFGHNTGDEVLKDIADVILKSIRTSDFPIRMGGEEILVLLPEADINAAYSIAERIRIRVEERFRDKPYKVTVSLGVSQLKGEDSIESFLKRCDEALYISKENGKNRTTVL is encoded by the coding sequence GTGATAGCACAAGAATTAAAGAAATTGGCTATCATTTCTATGTTATTGCTCATTGGATTTATAATTGCTATGTCATTCATACTTGTCTACAATTTAAAAGTAAATTTCCAACAAGAACTAACATCATTTGGTAATTCAGTTGATGCGATTTTAGACTATGATAAAACAAATCTGAGAAAAAGCGTACACAGAATCCTTTCACATTTCTTAGTTCCACAGGATACTGCTGTCTATGACATCACAAGAGAAGAACTGAAAGAGCTATTTAAGAGCCTTGGGTTTTCGTTCATAGCCATGCTTGAACAAAATGGGCTACTGTACTATGAAGCGTTAAATGGTGACATAATTTTTGATGCCCAGAAATATCTTTCAACGCTAAACATAAAGACTATAGATAACATCGATTACTTTTTCATAAATCCTTCATCAAGTTTACCTGTCGATGTTTTTGTCTTCAATTTGGATGAAAAAATCTCAAAAGTTTTTACAAATAGTTCGCACAACAATTTTCTTATTTTAGGAAGGGTTTGGAAAGTTTCCGATTTCGTAGAATTTGAAAACATGACTGGAAGCTCCGTTGCTTTTTCAGACAAACCATTATCATCAACCTTCCGCTATTTGGTTTATTCAAAGGAACTTAGGGATGAAAGTGGCAATATCGTAGGATATGCTGTCTTTAAAAGACACGCGGTTTTCTTATCACGATATTTGCTTTTCTCATTCTTATTACTTTCCATGAGTGTTGGATTCACATTATTTGTCTTTCTCCTCTTCTACAATAGACTTCATAAACTCGCATTATCACCTTTTGACGATATAATCTACGCCATAGACAATCATACGCCAGACACTATTGAAAAATACATCTACAGAAACGATGAGATAGGAAATTTAGCTCGGACTGTAAAGAATTACCTTTTGCAAAAAGAACAGATAAATCTCTATTTGAAAGAACTCGAAAGCAAGAATGTAAGTCTCAGAACTCTTAATGAACAGATAAGAATGATGCTTGAAAAAGATATGCTGACTGGATTATTAACCAGATACGTGTTCAACAACCAAATCGAGAGATTGTATGTTACAAGTAAAGCCGATAAAATGCCGCTGTCTGCAATATATATCGATGCTGACAACTTTAAGAAGATAAATGACTCTTTCGGTCATAATACAGGCGACGAAGTGCTGAAGGATATAGCCGATGTTATATTAAAGAGTATTCGTACGAGTGATTTTCCAATAAGGATGGGGGGCGAAGAGATTTTGGTACTTCTGCCAGAAGCTGATATCAACGCAGCGTATTCTATTGCTGAGAGAATACGAATTAGAGTGGAGGAGAGGTTCAGAGATAAACCTTACAAAGTTACAGTGAGTTTAGGTGTTTCCCAATTGAAAGGTGAAGACAGTATTGAAAGTTTCTTGAAAAGATGCGATGAAGCATTGTACATTTCGAAAGAGAATGGCAAAAATCGAACAACTGTCTTATAA
- a CDS encoding MATE family efflux transporter → MDNRSGAVGNKNLELLLGDYKKAIVRLSIPNMIAMLVQTLYNLVDAIWVAGLGASALAGMGVFFPIYMVIISIATGITVGTSSAISRKIGAKEYEKAGNVASNSLWLAVAIGTLTTLIGIATLRPILKLAGAEGQTLNYAYTYGLIIYLFSIPLMFNNAGTGILRGEGNSKTPMYIVTLSSVLNMILDPIFIYVLRLGIAGAAWATGISIIIASLMIFIQIFVKKTFLKVDMSASNLKVSYLKDILIVGFPTALAQVTMSIAIYFLNMFALKSAGDTGVATFTGAWRIINLGTLTIIGISSAVTPVTGAAYGARDFNKLENSLKYAIKFAELFSIPIMLGIFIFSKQLAFLFAYAKASGELLDNISSALKILCLFLPGTPLGMLTSGMFQGIGHGFKSLFATIIRTIIFQLFWTWLFVDIIKIGLSGVWWGIVVGNASASLVTYTWGQWTIRKLKEESALLQQE, encoded by the coding sequence ATGGATAATAGAAGCGGAGCTGTTGGAAACAAAAACTTGGAATTATTGCTCGGTGATTACAAAAAGGCAATTGTAAGGCTTTCTATTCCCAACATGATTGCCATGCTTGTTCAGACGTTGTATAACCTCGTTGATGCGATATGGGTTGCAGGTCTCGGGGCATCTGCCCTTGCGGGCATGGGGGTATTCTTTCCAATTTATATGGTAATCATCTCAATAGCGACTGGTATTACCGTTGGTACAAGTTCAGCTATATCAAGAAAAATCGGCGCAAAGGAATACGAAAAAGCGGGAAATGTTGCAAGTAATTCACTGTGGTTGGCGGTTGCAATTGGCACTCTCACAACTCTGATTGGAATAGCAACGCTAAGACCTATTCTCAAATTAGCTGGTGCTGAAGGACAAACGCTTAATTACGCCTATACCTATGGACTCATAATTTATCTTTTCAGTATCCCTCTAATGTTCAACAACGCCGGAACTGGAATTCTGCGTGGGGAAGGCAATTCAAAAACTCCCATGTATATAGTCACATTGAGCTCAGTTTTGAACATGATTCTTGATCCAATATTCATTTATGTGTTAAGACTTGGAATTGCAGGTGCTGCCTGGGCTACTGGAATATCGATAATAATAGCAAGCTTAATGATTTTTATCCAGATCTTTGTGAAAAAGACATTCTTGAAAGTAGATATGAGTGCTTCAAACCTAAAAGTCAGTTATTTGAAAGATATATTGATAGTCGGATTTCCAACCGCACTCGCACAAGTAACGATGTCGATAGCTATCTACTTTTTGAACATGTTCGCACTAAAAAGTGCGGGCGATACTGGAGTTGCTACATTTACCGGTGCTTGGAGAATTATAAACTTAGGTACTCTGACAATTATAGGCATTTCTTCAGCGGTAACGCCAGTGACAGGAGCTGCATACGGTGCAAGAGACTTTAACAAACTTGAAAATTCACTGAAGTATGCGATAAAATTCGCCGAGTTGTTCAGCATTCCAATCATGTTAGGAATATTTATTTTTTCGAAGCAGCTTGCTTTCCTATTTGCATATGCCAAAGCATCCGGCGAATTGCTTGATAACATCTCTTCTGCTTTGAAAATCTTGTGTCTATTCCTTCCCGGAACGCCGTTGGGAATGCTGACATCTGGTATGTTCCAAGGTATAGGGCACGGTTTCAAGAGTTTATTTGCAACGATTATCCGAACGATTATATTTCAACTCTTTTGGACGTGGCTATTTGTGGATATAATAAAGATAGGACTTTCTGGTGTGTGGTGGGGAATTGTAGTAGGTAATGCATCAGCTTCGCTTGTGACATATACCTGGGGACAATGGACGATAAGGAAGTTAAAAGAAGAAAGTGCTTTGCTTCAACAAGAATAA
- a CDS encoding calcium/sodium antiporter: MNLFFSFLLLLVGFFLVSFGADKLVEGASNIAKRLRVSDLVIGLTIVSFGTSAPELAVNIVSAFKKNSEIALGNIIGSNIFNILAVAGISAMIRPIEVHYSTLKKEIPLSFIAALTVLALGNKVPSLITRGDGIVLLSFFAIFLAYVFEMAKKDRSMFEEMEKGKLKETSLIISIVYVVGGLIGLTFGGRWIVTGATDVAKFFGVSDKLIGLTIVAAGTSIPELATSVTAMIKGNSEIGLGNIVGSNIFNIFFILGATAVINPVLYNTVLNVDLTLLLIVTALLTIFSKDLKINRLEGLLLFLSYIGYTVYLIIRG, translated from the coding sequence ATGAACTTGTTCTTCAGTTTTTTGTTGCTTTTAGTTGGATTCTTCCTTGTTAGCTTTGGTGCGGATAAACTCGTTGAAGGGGCTTCGAATATCGCGAAGCGATTGAGAGTTTCTGATTTGGTGATTGGCCTAACTATCGTATCGTTTGGTACTTCCGCGCCTGAACTTGCTGTAAACATCGTCTCTGCTTTCAAAAAGAATTCTGAGATCGCGCTGGGAAACATCATTGGAAGCAACATATTCAATATATTAGCAGTAGCCGGAATTTCTGCGATGATAAGACCTATTGAGGTTCACTACTCAACACTAAAGAAGGAAATTCCATTAAGCTTCATAGCAGCGCTTACAGTATTAGCACTTGGAAACAAAGTGCCAAGCCTAATCACCCGTGGCGATGGAATCGTCTTGCTTTCGTTCTTTGCTATATTCTTAGCTTACGTGTTTGAAATGGCAAAGAAGGACAGAAGCATGTTCGAGGAAATGGAAAAGGGAAAATTGAAAGAAACAAGTCTAATAATTTCAATAGTCTATGTAGTAGGCGGACTTATTGGATTGACATTCGGTGGTCGATGGATCGTAACTGGGGCAACCGATGTGGCCAAGTTTTTTGGAGTTTCAGATAAATTGATAGGTTTAACGATAGTTGCGGCTGGTACCTCGATACCTGAGCTAGCGACTTCAGTTACTGCTATGATAAAAGGTAACAGTGAAATTGGGCTTGGAAATATTGTTGGCTCTAACATATTCAACATTTTCTTCATTTTAGGTGCGACTGCTGTTATAAATCCTGTTTTGTATAACACTGTTCTGAATGTGGACTTAACTTTACTCCTCATTGTAACTGCCCTACTTACAATATTCTCGAAAGATCTCAAAATCAACAGATTGGAAGGTTTACTCTTATTTTTGTCATACATCGGCTACACTGTCTATCTGATCATTAGAGGTTAA
- the gap gene encoding type I glyceraldehyde-3-phosphate dehydrogenase, whose protein sequence is MKIAINGFGRIGRLVLRELIRRNSNIEVVAINDLDKPETLAHLFKYDSVHRTFDGEVKVVDGNIVVNGKTIKVFAEKDPANLPWKDLGVDVVIESTGKFTERDGAMKHIQAGAKKVIITAPAKGEDITVVFGCNEDKLAPEHQIISCASCTTNSIASIVKVLNDEFGIVTGYLVTVHSYTNDQRVLDLPHKDLRRARAAAMNIIPTTTGAAKAVALVVPEVKGKLDGMALRVPTPDGSMSVLSVQVEKATTAEEVNAKVKAATEGKLKGIIKYNDEEIVSSDIIGTTYAGIYDATLTKVMNGTFVTVYSWYDNEYGYTCRVVDTIEKVATML, encoded by the coding sequence ATGAAGATAGCTATTAACGGTTTTGGAAGGATAGGAAGGCTCGTATTGAGGGAACTCATCCGCCGCAACAGCAACATTGAAGTAGTCGCTATTAACGATTTGGATAAACCAGAAACTTTAGCGCATCTTTTCAAGTACGACTCTGTACACAGAACATTCGATGGAGAAGTTAAAGTTGTTGATGGAAACATCGTAGTAAACGGCAAAACGATAAAGGTTTTCGCAGAAAAGGACCCAGCGAACCTTCCATGGAAAGACCTTGGTGTCGATGTTGTTATTGAATCAACAGGTAAGTTCACAGAAAGAGATGGAGCGATGAAGCACATTCAAGCAGGAGCGAAGAAAGTTATAATCACAGCTCCAGCAAAAGGTGAGGACATAACAGTAGTATTCGGTTGTAACGAAGATAAACTCGCACCAGAGCACCAGATTATTTCATGTGCATCTTGTACAACAAATTCAATAGCATCAATTGTTAAAGTACTCAACGATGAGTTCGGAATAGTCACAGGATACCTCGTAACAGTCCACAGCTACACAAATGACCAGAGAGTTCTTGACTTACCACACAAGGATTTGAGAAGAGCAAGAGCTGCAGCGATGAATATTATTCCAACAACAACAGGCGCAGCTAAGGCAGTTGCTCTCGTCGTTCCAGAAGTAAAGGGTAAACTCGACGGAATGGCTCTTAGAGTTCCAACTCCAGATGGTTCTATGTCAGTTTTGAGCGTACAGGTGGAAAAAGCAACAACAGCGGAAGAAGTAAACGCAAAAGTTAAAGCTGCTACAGAGGGCAAACTCAAAGGCATCATTAAGTACAACGACGAAGAGATCGTCAGCTCTGACATAATTGGAACAACATACGCAGGTATCTACGATGCAACACTCACAAAAGTTATGAATGGAACATTCGTAACAGTCTACAGCTGGTACGATAACGAATACGGTTACACCTGCAGAGTTGTTGATACAATCGAGAAAGTTGCAACGATGCTTTAA
- the pcm gene encoding protein-L-isoaspartate O-methyltransferase encodes MYEHLEYYGVSKKVIEAMNIIDRRLFVPDEYKDAAYYDTPLPIGYGQTISAPHMVGIMCEYLCLQEGDSVLEIGTGSGYSAAVMSIIVGKSGNVYTVEIVPELYKSALERLSQLGLKNVHVILGDGKIGLEDYAPYDKISVTCYAKKIPPVLLQQLRDGGILVIPVGNEFVQTLKRVKKDGKHLVEEDLLNVRFVPMV; translated from the coding sequence CTGTACGAACACCTCGAGTATTATGGAGTATCTAAGAAAGTTATAGAAGCAATGAATATTATAGACAGGAGACTTTTCGTACCAGATGAGTATAAGGATGCTGCTTACTACGATACACCACTTCCGATAGGTTATGGTCAAACTATATCCGCTCCACATATGGTTGGAATTATGTGTGAATACTTATGTTTACAAGAAGGGGATAGTGTATTGGAAATAGGCACTGGAAGTGGTTATAGTGCTGCTGTAATGTCTATTATTGTTGGAAAGAGTGGAAATGTCTACACAGTCGAGATAGTTCCGGAATTATATAAATCAGCCTTAGAGCGACTTTCTCAGCTCGGTTTAAAGAATGTGCATGTAATTCTTGGTGATGGTAAAATTGGCCTTGAAGATTACGCGCCTTACGATAAGATTTCGGTCACATGTTACGCAAAAAAAATCCCTCCTGTTCTCTTACAGCAGCTGAGAGACGGCGGGATTTTAGTCATACCTGTCGGTAATGAATTTGTACAGACGTTAAAACGTGTTAAGAAAGATGGTAAGCACTTAGTAGAAGAAGATTTACTAAACGTCAGGTTCGTTCCAATGGTTTAG